Proteins encoded together in one Catellatospora citrea window:
- a CDS encoding VWA domain-containing protein produces the protein MSDDERLRRWRLVLGGEGAEGTGVTLAGVDKGMDEALAALYRDGGGEGGSGRSAGLGGSAPKVARWLGDIRQYFPSTVVQVMQADAIERLNLTRLLVEPEMLEAVEPDVHLVGTLLSLNKVMPDKARTTARMVVAKVVAELERRVAQRTRAAVTGAVNRAARINRPRHRDIDWNRTIRANLKHYQAEHRTVVPERLIGYGRQTRSVQRDVVLCVDQSGSMAASVVYSGVFAAVLASMKCLRTSLVVFDTAVVDLTDQLHDPVEVLFGTQLGGGTDINRAIAYCQGLITRPRDSIFILISDLYEGGVRAEMLRRVATMKAAGVQVIVLLALSDEGQPAYDHSNASALAAMGVPSFACTPDAFPELMAAAIERRDLQPVIEKLGR, from the coding sequence GTGAGCGACGACGAACGGCTGCGCCGCTGGCGGCTGGTGCTGGGCGGCGAGGGCGCCGAGGGCACCGGCGTGACGCTGGCCGGTGTGGACAAGGGCATGGACGAGGCCCTGGCCGCGCTCTACCGCGACGGCGGCGGCGAAGGCGGCTCCGGCCGCAGCGCCGGGCTGGGCGGCTCCGCGCCGAAGGTCGCCCGCTGGCTCGGCGACATCCGGCAGTACTTCCCGTCCACCGTGGTGCAGGTGATGCAGGCCGACGCGATCGAGCGGCTCAACCTGACCCGGCTGCTGGTCGAGCCGGAGATGCTGGAAGCGGTCGAGCCGGACGTGCACCTGGTCGGCACGCTGCTGTCGCTGAACAAGGTCATGCCCGACAAGGCCCGCACCACCGCCCGGATGGTCGTCGCGAAGGTCGTCGCGGAGCTGGAACGCCGCGTCGCCCAACGCACCCGCGCCGCGGTCACCGGTGCCGTCAACCGCGCGGCCCGGATCAACCGGCCGCGCCACCGCGACATCGACTGGAACCGCACCATCCGCGCCAACCTCAAGCACTACCAGGCCGAACACCGCACCGTGGTGCCGGAGCGGCTGATCGGCTACGGCCGGCAGACCCGGTCCGTGCAGCGCGACGTGGTGCTGTGCGTGGACCAGTCCGGCTCGATGGCGGCGTCGGTGGTCTACTCCGGAGTGTTCGCCGCGGTGCTGGCGTCGATGAAATGCCTGCGTACGTCACTGGTGGTGTTCGACACCGCGGTCGTCGACCTCACCGACCAGCTGCACGACCCGGTGGAGGTGCTGTTCGGCACGCAGCTGGGCGGCGGCACCGACATCAACCGGGCCATCGCCTACTGCCAGGGCCTGATCACGCGGCCGCGGGACAGCATCTTCATCCTCATCAGCGACCTCTACGAGGGCGGGGTGCGCGCGGAGATGCTGCGCCGCGTCGCCACCATGAAAGCCGCCGGGGTGCAGGTGATCGTCCTGCTCGCACTGTCCGATGAAGGACAGCCGGCGTACGACCACAGCAACGCCTCGGCCCTGGCGGCGATGGGGGTGCCGTCCTTCGCGTGCACACCGGACGCGTTCCCGGAGCTGATGGCCGCGGCGATCGAGCGGCGGGACCTGCAGCCGGTCATCGAGAAACTGGGCCGCTGA